Proteins co-encoded in one Saprospira grandis genomic window:
- a CDS encoding tetratricopeptide repeat-containing sensor histidine kinase: MRIITSVYRLYINSNCKMKLPHLPLLVVCLCCFGSSLLAQNGLDSLYRAYYSLSFEEDRAIKTQILADIITQETYRNPDLALRQIDSLAYIQCKYGSYQQCIDVNYRIRGSYYAALGQKVQALKYYRSYIDSAEISGWGGGYFLIDVGNIYYSFNLNPLARKLYQRAEQIFRKEKHLKGLSTVYGNYGLLAQRQDSLQAAIGYTQQAIHYQLQADTIPMQLAHAYTILGKMYERNGEYDKAEEVLNKAIKTFEEHQSISEYQQFKGYHLSAYAYLIEVHEKKGETKKAKYILEELLPEVEQKILSIDNVDFYLSIASTQMELGNMEQAASSLQKVETLLLGQKNNHLRLSLDQAWAKYYNLSGEDKLAAKKWQNNFEQIKEIRKQDSRSLSLSELLLQQEKDHMIQLQKQSLRSAEKQGYYLFLIVIISLLALLSTSLFLWKIKAKNKILSNYAQIISRSNENKKTLLSVIGHDLRNPFNYLLHQSHILLERFQHEDGLVTYADLQQLEQSSKQIYLMMEELLQWVRLEDRDLSANYQKENLSQLLHEVLAQEEDLLQQSVLHINVELPKAIYLETDANLLKIIFRNMLMNAAKHSQAHEQIRLKATVENNQLLVSIQNPGIMPSQAVENLDQEEQLDRVFKGQGLGLRIIKQLSQQLGLSFEIGQGETGYVAASLLWPPGTPIKLEEAARQAHQLEDPKETYSPGFLSTLQQQNLLQFEIYEAQPLYVALKEIAKENCSPADQRLFQLLEDAVYEGDRQKLEELYEIINHAH; this comes from the coding sequence ATGCGTATAATTACAAGCGTCTACAGATTATATATTAACAGCAACTGTAAAATGAAATTACCTCATCTCCCCCTATTAGTTGTTTGTCTTTGTTGTTTTGGGTCTAGTTTATTGGCTCAGAATGGATTAGACAGTTTGTATCGGGCCTATTACAGCTTATCTTTTGAGGAGGACCGGGCTATCAAGACGCAGATACTGGCTGATATTATTACTCAGGAAACCTATAGAAACCCTGATTTGGCGCTTCGGCAAATTGATAGTTTGGCCTATATACAGTGCAAGTATGGGAGTTATCAGCAGTGCATAGATGTCAATTATCGAATTCGGGGGAGTTATTATGCGGCTTTGGGCCAAAAGGTGCAGGCCTTGAAATACTACAGAAGCTATATTGATTCGGCTGAGATTAGTGGCTGGGGTGGGGGCTATTTCCTTATAGATGTGGGCAATATTTACTACAGCTTCAATTTGAATCCTTTGGCCAGAAAACTCTACCAAAGGGCCGAGCAAATATTTAGAAAAGAAAAGCATCTAAAGGGCTTATCTACCGTTTATGGCAACTATGGCTTATTGGCTCAGCGGCAAGATAGTTTGCAGGCGGCTATTGGCTATACCCAGCAAGCGATTCACTATCAGTTGCAGGCCGATACGATTCCGATGCAGCTAGCTCATGCCTATACTATTTTGGGCAAAATGTATGAGCGCAATGGGGAATATGATAAAGCTGAAGAAGTCCTAAATAAGGCGATTAAAACCTTTGAGGAACATCAAAGCATTAGTGAATATCAACAGTTTAAGGGCTATCATTTAAGCGCCTATGCCTACCTTATTGAGGTCCATGAGAAAAAAGGAGAAACAAAAAAGGCCAAATATATTTTAGAGGAATTACTGCCTGAGGTAGAGCAGAAAATATTGAGCATAGATAATGTTGACTTTTATTTATCTATTGCATCTACTCAAATGGAATTGGGCAATATGGAGCAAGCAGCAAGCAGTTTGCAAAAGGTGGAAACGCTTTTATTGGGCCAAAAAAATAACCATTTGCGCCTGAGTCTGGACCAAGCCTGGGCCAAATACTATAATCTTTCTGGCGAGGATAAGTTGGCTGCCAAAAAATGGCAAAATAACTTTGAGCAAATAAAAGAAATAAGAAAACAAGATAGCCGCTCGCTTTCGCTAAGCGAGCTGCTGTTGCAGCAGGAAAAAGACCATATGATCCAGCTGCAAAAGCAAAGCCTAAGAAGTGCAGAAAAGCAGGGCTATTATTTGTTCCTTATTGTTATCATTAGTTTGTTGGCGCTTCTCTCTACTAGCCTTTTTTTATGGAAAATCAAGGCCAAAAACAAAATACTGAGCAATTACGCCCAAATTATTAGCCGCTCTAATGAGAACAAAAAAACCTTGTTGTCGGTTATTGGGCACGACCTGCGCAACCCCTTCAATTATTTGCTCCACCAAAGCCATATCCTGCTCGAGCGCTTTCAGCATGAGGATGGTCTTGTTACTTATGCCGACCTACAACAGCTGGAGCAAAGCAGCAAGCAAATTTACCTGATGATGGAGGAGCTGCTCCAATGGGTCCGCTTAGAAGACCGAGACCTCAGCGCCAATTACCAAAAAGAAAATCTCAGCCAGTTGCTGCATGAAGTCTTGGCGCAAGAAGAGGATCTGCTGCAGCAGTCGGTCCTCCATATAAATGTAGAGCTGCCCAAAGCGATTTATCTAGAAACAGATGCCAATCTGCTCAAAATTATTTTCCGAAATATGCTGATGAATGCCGCTAAGCATAGCCAAGCCCATGAGCAAATTCGCCTCAAGGCAACCGTAGAGAATAACCAACTTTTGGTCTCTATCCAAAACCCTGGCATCATGCCTAGCCAAGCAGTAGAGAACCTAGATCAAGAAGAGCAGCTCGACCGCGTATTTAAGGGCCAAGGCCTTGGCCTGAGAATCATTAAGCAGCTGAGCCAGCAATTAGGACTGAGCTTTGAAATTGGCCAAGGCGAAACGGGCTATGTGGCGGCTAGCCTCCTTTGGCCCCCAGGTACCCCCATCAAATTAGAAGAGGCTGCCCGCCAAGCGCATCAACTTGAAGACCCTAAGGAAACCTACTCTCCAGGATTTTTAAGTACTTTGCAGCAGCAAAACCTCTTGCAATTCGAAATCTACGAGGCCCAACCGCTTTATGTCGCCTTGAAGGAGATTGCAAAAGAAAACTGTAGCCCCGCAGATCAGCGGCTGTTTCAACTCCTAGAAGATGCCGTCTATGAAGGCGATCGCCAAAAACTAGAAGAACTTTACGAAATTATCAATCATGCCCACTAA
- a CDS encoding gliding motility-associated C-terminal domain-containing protein, with amino-acid sequence MRLRSYLFSALLSLPAAIWAQEAIYVADNAQMSIGSADKMAVFGNMQLDGQLHSAAQGELQFYGQNWQQGAAAQLPGEGEIQFIQPNTLYNQQQSQQLAAASASLPKLMLNNSDGLYLLGEDAHVRQQLDLQAGLLFLDGQNLRLGDNGQAPTLLSYGDNSFVVSQGIAGSADGDFLIIEGLGNGESKDFPLGLAAGEYSPAQISNQGDVDAYWVRLFANVYENGEMGALRNDASVGRTWEIREEQMGGSDLSLQLQSNSNMLGPDFNANEQQIVRYIGTWPNDLGGAPSMEEIGAWDNTGNCQPFISGGLGNSNGQLSLREGLDNFTDYTFYTVYNCKADFEFVVPSAFSPNDDGINDLWVIDLISLQEKRQVQIFNRWGDIVFESDDYQNNWNGKFGGQTLPDGTYYYVINLGGSLGRLTGPVTIVRN; translated from the coding sequence ATGCGATTACGATCTTATCTTTTTTCGGCCTTATTGAGCCTGCCGGCTGCAATTTGGGCACAAGAAGCCATTTATGTGGCCGATAATGCCCAGATGAGTATTGGTTCGGCAGATAAAATGGCCGTTTTTGGCAATATGCAACTAGATGGGCAATTGCATTCTGCGGCTCAGGGAGAGCTGCAGTTTTATGGCCAAAACTGGCAGCAGGGAGCTGCTGCTCAGCTGCCTGGAGAAGGCGAAATACAGTTTATTCAGCCCAATACACTTTATAACCAACAGCAGAGCCAACAATTGGCTGCGGCCTCGGCCTCTTTGCCCAAATTAATGCTCAATAATAGTGATGGCCTCTATTTGTTGGGAGAAGATGCCCATGTGCGCCAGCAACTGGACCTTCAGGCGGGCCTGCTCTTTTTGGATGGACAAAACCTGCGTTTGGGCGATAATGGCCAAGCTCCTACGCTACTGAGCTATGGCGATAACAGCTTTGTGGTGAGCCAAGGTATTGCGGGCTCTGCCGATGGCGATTTCCTCATTATTGAGGGCCTAGGCAATGGCGAAAGCAAAGATTTTCCCTTGGGCCTAGCCGCTGGCGAATATAGCCCTGCGCAAATTAGCAACCAAGGAGATGTAGACGCCTATTGGGTCCGCCTCTTTGCCAATGTCTATGAAAATGGCGAAATGGGGGCCCTGCGCAATGATGCCTCTGTTGGCCGAACTTGGGAAATCCGAGAAGAGCAAATGGGCGGCAGCGACCTTAGTCTGCAACTGCAATCAAATAGCAATATGCTAGGGCCCGACTTTAATGCCAACGAACAGCAAATTGTTCGCTATATCGGAACCTGGCCCAACGATTTGGGCGGGGCCCCCTCTATGGAGGAAATTGGCGCCTGGGATAATACCGGCAACTGCCAGCCCTTTATTAGTGGCGGTTTGGGCAACTCTAACGGCCAATTGAGCCTGCGCGAGGGACTAGACAATTTTACCGATTATACCTTTTATACAGTCTATAATTGTAAGGCCGACTTTGAGTTTGTGGTCCCTTCTGCTTTTAGCCCAAATGATGATGGCATTAATGACCTTTGGGTCATTGATTTGATTAGCCTACAAGAAAAACGACAGGTCCAAATCTTTAACCGCTGGGGCGATATCGTTTTTGAATCAGACGATTACCAAAATAACTGGAACGGGAAATTTGGCGGACAAACCCTGCCCGATGGCACCTATTATTATGTGATTAATCTGGGAGGCAGCCTTGGCCGCCTGACAGGCCCTGTCACGATTGTTCGTAACTAA
- a CDS encoding tail fiber domain-containing protein → MRTKKLLLSLLLPAGLCWGTLKAQVKIGDNPNSIQQSSLLELESQQKGILIPRMNSTQRDDISNAAGFDPQNANSLLIFNSDLDQFQYWNTVANSWLTIEDAQTLTLNNGVLSISGGNAITLPAGSDNQNLNLAGNTLSIQNANSVDLSPYLDNTDAQTITLSGNTLTVSNGGSIDLTPYLDNTDNQTLSVSGADLTIAGGNTVTLPQGTDNQTIALSGNTLSIQNANSVDLTPYLDNTDNQTVTLTGNTLAISNGNSIDLSPYLDNTDAQTITLSGNTLTVSNGGSIDLTPYLDNTDNQTLALSGSSLSIAGGNSVNIAGVNTDNQTLSLSGSNLSITGGNSVTLPTAWGLNGNTGTNASNYLGTADNRSFQIGTNATPRIYVAPNSYFTAIGPNRTETWSTVEVSSNTANGFAGIVVNANGGGSSQAGYSFYTNTAAQDASIFLDEGDQNKLKFALGTGIHTASGRSATTRMVLTQTGDLGLGTSTPTARLDVNGQIRMRTGAAAGRVLTSDATGLASWQTPTDNDNQTLSLSGDVLTIAGGNSINISGADNQTLSVSGSTLSIAGGNSVTLPTATSVWTTVSTNTHYEISAFAKDAEIKYGTGDLNNSSFSGANGVFWGTDPGEDTGMFTDGDRLVLMSPGDSRLIQFWEEDGHVQVAYIEQNGQYFQTSDRNLKHNIQTLAGTGLQALSKLNGYRYTYKQCEEDIKKGTPANTTLGIMAQELKEVAPELVQQSDQGHYLVNYDGIIPILIEVNKEQQLIIDEQAATIEAQSKKLSDLEARMQRLEQLLNDKK, encoded by the coding sequence ATGAGAACAAAAAAATTACTCCTATCCCTGCTGCTCCCCGCTGGCCTCTGCTGGGGGACCCTCAAGGCCCAAGTTAAAATTGGTGACAACCCCAATAGCATTCAACAGAGCTCTCTGCTCGAGCTAGAAAGCCAACAAAAGGGTATCCTCATCCCTCGGATGAACTCCACCCAACGAGATGATATTAGCAATGCAGCGGGCTTTGACCCCCAAAATGCGAACTCGCTCCTCATCTTTAACTCCGACCTCGACCAGTTCCAATACTGGAATACTGTAGCCAATAGCTGGTTAACTATTGAAGATGCCCAAACGCTAACGCTTAACAATGGTGTGCTCTCTATCTCAGGCGGAAATGCGATTACGCTGCCCGCAGGTAGCGATAACCAAAACCTTAACCTGGCTGGAAATACACTCTCTATCCAAAATGCCAACTCAGTTGACCTTAGTCCTTATCTAGACAATACCGATGCCCAAACTATTACCCTGAGCGGGAATACCCTAACGGTTTCTAATGGCGGTAGCATTGACCTTACGCCTTATTTGGACAATACCGATAACCAAACGCTTTCTGTTTCTGGGGCCGACCTCACTATTGCAGGCGGTAACACCGTCACTCTTCCTCAAGGGACCGATAACCAAACTATCGCTCTTTCTGGAAATACCCTCTCTATCCAAAATGCCAACTCGGTAGACCTTACTCCCTATCTAGATAATACCGATAACCAAACGGTGACGCTTACAGGAAACACCCTCGCTATTTCTAATGGAAACAGCATCGACCTTAGTCCTTATCTAGACAATACCGATGCCCAAACTATTACCCTGAGCGGGAATACCCTAACGGTTTCTAATGGCGGTAGCATTGACCTTACGCCTTACCTAGATAATACCGATAACCAAACGCTAGCATTATCTGGCTCTAGCTTGAGCATTGCTGGAGGGAACTCGGTAAACATTGCAGGTGTCAATACCGACAACCAAACGCTTTCTTTGTCTGGAAGCAATTTGTCTATTACTGGCGGTAACTCGGTCACTTTGCCTACTGCTTGGGGCCTAAATGGTAATACAGGAACTAATGCCTCCAATTATCTGGGCACAGCAGATAACAGAAGCTTTCAGATTGGGACAAACGCAACCCCAAGAATTTATGTGGCTCCCAACTCTTACTTTACAGCAATTGGTCCTAACCGTACAGAAACCTGGTCTACCGTAGAAGTTAGTAGCAATACTGCTAATGGCTTTGCCGGTATTGTTGTTAATGCAAATGGTGGCGGAAGCTCTCAGGCGGGCTATAGTTTCTATACCAACACAGCCGCCCAAGATGCCTCTATCTTTCTAGATGAAGGAGACCAAAATAAACTCAAATTTGCCTTAGGAACAGGCATACATACGGCATCGGGCCGTAGTGCCACTACCCGCATGGTCCTCACTCAAACAGGAGACCTAGGGCTTGGCACCAGCACTCCCACAGCCCGCCTAGATGTTAATGGCCAAATCCGTATGCGTACAGGGGCCGCCGCTGGTCGTGTCCTCACTTCTGATGCAACAGGTCTAGCAAGCTGGCAAACGCCCACAGACAATGACAACCAAACCCTTTCGTTGTCTGGTGATGTCTTGACTATTGCTGGAGGAAACTCTATTAACATTAGTGGCGCAGACAACCAGACCCTTTCTGTTTCTGGCTCTACCTTGAGCATTGCTGGCGGGAACTCGGTGACCCTACCTACTGCTACTTCTGTTTGGACCACTGTATCTACAAATACGCACTACGAAATTTCTGCCTTTGCTAAAGATGCAGAAATTAAGTATGGCACAGGAGACCTAAATAACAGCAGCTTTTCTGGTGCGAATGGCGTATTCTGGGGAACCGACCCAGGAGAAGATACCGGTATGTTTACCGATGGCGATAGGCTGGTCTTAATGTCTCCTGGTGATAGCCGCCTCATTCAGTTCTGGGAAGAAGATGGACATGTTCAGGTAGCTTACATTGAACAAAACGGCCAGTACTTCCAAACCTCTGACCGCAACCTCAAGCACAACATCCAAACCCTAGCCGGTACGGGTCTACAGGCGCTTAGCAAACTAAACGGATACCGCTATACCTACAAACAGTGTGAAGAGGATATCAAAAAAGGAACTCCTGCAAACACGACTTTGGGTATTATGGCCCAAGAGCTTAAGGAAGTAGCTCCTGAGTTGGTACAGCAAAGCGACCAAGGCCACTATTTGGTGAACTATGACGGTATCATTCCCATCTTGATTGAAGTAAACAAAGAACAACAACTCATTATTGATGAGCAAGCAGCTACTATTGAGGCCCAAAGCAAAAAGCTTTCTGATTTGGAAGCTCGTATGCAGCGCCTAGAGCAATTGCTCAACGACAAAAAGTAG
- a CDS encoding PorP/SprF family type IX secretion system membrane protein — protein MKFLYFFLGVAFLTNSLQAQQLPLFNEYSENSFVINPAMAGWDGQQILSASYRHQWTQIEEAPRTFALGYRQFLDKKNMGLAGHILRDQTGPSAYTAISASYAYQIQIGDEDERAKFSRNRIALGLSLSAQQYELDGAKLSFNDAGDPVDLGQKDQVILPDASAGLLYIGDNVYFGVSANQLLQLQSKFETANQNQYSVIQRASHVQLQMGGRIPLHKEKQTPSVLFPSVWVKYAANAPMQVNLGLRYIWNNMLGVSANYVSNGSFLTHFSFRYNRQVQIGYTFTQPFGQYSYQLGQSHELGLSFTFNKNKDSWHYRH, from the coding sequence ATGAAGTTTCTTTATTTTTTCTTGGGAGTGGCCTTCTTGACCAACTCCCTACAGGCCCAACAGCTGCCTCTTTTTAATGAGTATAGCGAAAACTCTTTTGTGATCAACCCCGCTATGGCGGGCTGGGATGGACAGCAAATTCTAAGCGCTAGCTATCGCCATCAATGGACACAAATTGAGGAGGCCCCTCGTACCTTTGCCCTAGGCTACCGACAATTTTTGGACAAAAAAAATATGGGCCTAGCCGGCCATATTCTCCGCGACCAAACTGGACCTAGTGCCTATACCGCTATTTCGGCCAGCTATGCCTACCAAATCCAAATTGGCGATGAGGATGAACGCGCCAAGTTTAGCCGAAACCGCATTGCCCTAGGCCTCTCTCTTTCGGCCCAACAATATGAGCTGGATGGCGCTAAACTAAGCTTTAATGATGCTGGCGACCCCGTCGATTTGGGCCAAAAGGACCAAGTTATCCTGCCCGACGCTAGCGCTGGCCTACTCTACATTGGCGATAATGTCTATTTTGGCGTCTCGGCCAACCAATTGCTACAACTGCAAAGCAAGTTTGAAACCGCCAACCAAAATCAGTATTCCGTTATCCAAAGAGCATCGCATGTGCAACTGCAAATGGGCGGAAGAATCCCTTTGCATAAGGAAAAACAAACCCCTTCGGTCCTCTTTCCTTCTGTTTGGGTAAAATATGCCGCCAACGCCCCTATGCAGGTCAATTTAGGCCTGCGCTATATCTGGAACAATATGCTGGGCGTTTCGGCCAATTATGTAAGTAATGGCAGCTTCCTCACCCACTTTAGCTTCCGATACAACCGCCAGGTCCAAATCGGCTATACCTTTACGCAGCCCTTTGGCCAATATAGCTACCAACTCGGCCAAAGCCATGAGCTAGGCCTCTCCTTTACCTTTAATAAAAATAAGGATAGCTGGCACTACCGACACTAA
- a CDS encoding response regulator, with the protein MPTNNHQILAGKTILIAEDDPRNRRAIIQLFANWSPTTQILMALDGQQCLDIMAQRSVDLILLDWDMPRMNGLDLLQELQKEQYLPYKNIPIVVYTGAMTDSLHLAKALEYGAIDFLRKPAPPIELLARIKSILKQKEWQQQMKAAEAEVKALQLKQLQKDLQQSLLVLAHKNELLLELKAKIEDTSIQRQRLLREINQLIEAEDYWLPFLQQFQQMEPDYQQKLMQIAPDISPAELRLAVLIRADLDSKSIAQLLNISLHGVKKSRYRIRKKLDLETNDSLDKFLKNI; encoded by the coding sequence ATGCCCACTAACAATCACCAGATCTTAGCTGGAAAAACTATTCTGATTGCCGAAGATGACCCCCGAAATCGACGTGCAATTATTCAACTCTTTGCCAATTGGTCGCCAACGACCCAAATCCTGATGGCTCTAGATGGCCAACAATGCCTCGATATTATGGCCCAAAGATCCGTAGACCTCATTTTACTGGATTGGGATATGCCCCGAATGAATGGCCTCGACTTGCTGCAAGAACTCCAAAAAGAACAATATCTGCCCTATAAAAATATTCCAATTGTGGTCTATACCGGCGCCATGACCGATAGCCTCCATCTCGCTAAGGCCCTAGAGTATGGGGCCATTGATTTTCTCCGAAAACCCGCTCCCCCCATCGAGTTATTGGCCCGAATTAAGTCGATCCTCAAACAAAAAGAATGGCAGCAACAAATGAAGGCCGCCGAGGCCGAAGTTAAAGCCCTACAACTCAAACAGCTCCAAAAAGATTTGCAACAGTCGCTGCTGGTCCTCGCGCACAAAAATGAATTATTGCTCGAACTCAAAGCTAAAATCGAGGACACTAGCATCCAACGCCAACGCCTCCTCCGAGAAATTAACCAACTCATTGAGGCCGAAGATTATTGGCTGCCCTTCCTCCAACAGTTCCAACAAATGGAACCCGATTATCAACAAAAATTGATGCAAATCGCCCCCGATATCTCTCCCGCAGAACTCCGCCTGGCGGTCCTGATTCGGGCCGACCTCGATAGCAAAAGTATCGCTCAATTACTCAATATTAGTTTGCATGGCGTGAAGAAAAGCCGCTACAGAATCCGAAAAAAATTAGATTTAGAGACGAATGATAGCTTAGATAAGTTTCTGAAAAACATATAG
- a CDS encoding efflux RND transporter permease subunit, whose translation MYIRYPKIIISSFLVLSLLGAWAASSRLGFSFNFEDFFPKGDPDLEFYNEFKQRFEPDDNFLLVALHRPEGVFEQEFLTKVREFSLAARDTEFELSKIGLSRWEEGKTLFKQEDGSYKVRPIVESSSLLQVEFPLKTPFSFSSIPAVHLEDTARYAGDKKKVLADPRLVNNFISADAKTLVVVLKTVDNIQQPPAEKLMAALRAKLDEMGFLDYHFLGRANFQTELVQMQIKEFILSTVVSFFLVLIIMWLIFRRFWGVVISLSSIALGLLLFVGVLGFLGRELDTMALLYPIIMIIVGTSDVIHVMSKYVDELSAGRGKMEAIQTTIKEIGMSVFLTSFTTSVGFLSLLSSRLEPIQNFGVNAAIGVMLAYGTVMLFSYTLLVLFDKDQIIKLRPAGQSNKQWHGLFDWVHTFSKNYPWRVVAGIAAIAIVAGIGVAQVNTNTQIKQILPKGAQVTQDFYFFEQNFSGFRPFELAVMAQGDHSLQDFEVIQAMDKVEQRLMESPAIRSTSSISWLYKSLHQAFHSGRSAYFKLPEKEKDFLKYQQLAAKLGSNNNLGMLVSEDQKYGRISARLLDVGADSIRAFMAEMQDFMETEIDTNVVKFRQTGTGVIVDKNSVYVRDSLLKGLGFAILVISLLMALLYRNLKMIVVALVPNILPLLIAGAILGYLQIPLEAGVAIVFAIIFGIAVDDTIHILGRYQLMKRRGLSTDEALKLTLRETGKAVTLTSVILFFGFLILLFSSNPPAVTIGLLISSTLFSALICDVFIIPVMLRAIHKD comes from the coding sequence ATGTATATTCGTTATCCAAAAATTATCATTAGCAGCTTTTTGGTCCTTTCGCTTTTGGGGGCATGGGCGGCTAGCAGTCGTTTGGGCTTTAGCTTCAACTTTGAGGATTTTTTTCCGAAGGGTGACCCCGACCTTGAGTTTTACAATGAATTTAAGCAGCGTTTTGAGCCAGACGACAACTTTTTACTGGTGGCTTTGCATCGGCCAGAGGGGGTATTTGAGCAAGAATTTTTGACCAAAGTTCGGGAGTTTTCGCTGGCGGCCAGAGATACAGAATTTGAGCTCTCCAAAATTGGTTTGAGTCGCTGGGAGGAGGGCAAAACCCTATTCAAGCAAGAAGACGGCAGCTATAAAGTGCGGCCCATTGTGGAGAGCAGCTCGCTTTTGCAGGTAGAATTTCCCTTAAAAACGCCATTTTCTTTTAGTAGTATTCCCGCCGTTCATTTGGAGGATACGGCTCGTTATGCGGGGGATAAAAAGAAGGTTTTGGCCGATCCTCGTTTGGTCAATAACTTCATTTCGGCAGATGCCAAAACCTTGGTGGTGGTCCTAAAAACGGTAGATAATATTCAGCAGCCGCCAGCCGAAAAATTGATGGCTGCTTTGCGAGCCAAGCTAGATGAAATGGGCTTTTTGGACTATCATTTTTTGGGTCGGGCCAATTTTCAGACCGAGTTGGTCCAAATGCAAATTAAGGAATTTATTCTCTCTACGGTGGTTTCCTTTTTCTTGGTGCTGATTATCATGTGGCTCATTTTCCGCCGATTTTGGGGCGTAGTCATTTCTCTTTCTTCTATTGCCTTGGGGCTATTGCTCTTTGTGGGCGTTTTAGGATTTTTGGGCCGAGAGCTAGACACCATGGCCCTACTCTACCCCATTATTATGATCATTGTTGGGACCTCCGACGTCATTCACGTCATGTCCAAATATGTCGATGAATTATCGGCGGGTAGGGGCAAGATGGAAGCCATACAAACCACCATTAAAGAGATTGGGATGTCTGTTTTTCTGACCTCTTTTACCACCTCTGTGGGCTTTTTGTCCTTGCTCAGTTCTCGCTTAGAGCCCATTCAGAACTTTGGGGTCAATGCGGCCATTGGGGTGATGTTGGCCTATGGGACCGTCATGCTCTTTAGCTATACCCTTTTGGTCCTTTTCGATAAGGATCAGATCATCAAATTGCGGCCAGCGGGACAGAGCAACAAGCAGTGGCACGGCCTTTTTGATTGGGTGCATACCTTTAGCAAAAACTACCCTTGGCGAGTGGTAGCGGGCATTGCGGCCATAGCCATTGTGGCTGGAATTGGGGTGGCGCAGGTCAATACCAACACCCAGATTAAGCAGATTTTGCCCAAGGGGGCGCAGGTGACCCAAGACTTTTACTTTTTTGAGCAAAACTTTAGTGGGTTTCGGCCTTTTGAGCTGGCCGTAATGGCCCAGGGCGATCATAGTCTGCAAGATTTTGAGGTCATTCAGGCCATGGACAAGGTGGAGCAGCGCCTGATGGAATCTCCCGCCATTCGCTCTACTTCTTCCATTAGTTGGTTGTATAAGAGCCTGCATCAGGCCTTTCATTCGGGCCGCTCGGCTTATTTTAAGCTGCCTGAAAAAGAGAAAGACTTTCTCAAATACCAGCAGTTGGCGGCCAAACTGGGCAGCAACAACAACTTGGGCATGTTGGTCAGTGAGGACCAAAAATACGGTCGGATTTCGGCTCGCTTACTTGATGTGGGCGCTGATAGCATTCGGGCCTTTATGGCCGAGATGCAAGACTTTATGGAGACAGAAATTGATACGAATGTAGTTAAGTTTCGGCAAACGGGAACGGGCGTTATTGTAGACAAAAACTCGGTTTATGTGCGCGATTCGCTCCTCAAGGGCTTGGGCTTTGCTATTTTGGTCATTAGTTTATTGATGGCTTTATTGTATCGCAACCTCAAGATGATTGTGGTGGCCTTGGTCCCCAACATTTTGCCTTTATTGATTGCTGGGGCTATTTTGGGCTATTTGCAAATCCCTTTAGAGGCGGGCGTGGCCATTGTTTTTGCCATTATTTTCGGCATTGCGGTCGATGACACCATTCATATTTTGGGCCGTTATCAGCTAATGAAAAGGAGGGGTTTAAGTACTGATGAAGCCTTAAAACTGACCTTAAGAGAGACGGGAAAAGCGGTCACCTTAACCTCGGTCATATTATTTTTTGGCTTTTTGATTCTGCTCTTTTCTTCCAATCCGCCGGCGGTCACTATTGGTCTACTCATTAGCTCGACCCTCTTTTCGGCCCTCATTTGCGACGTCTTTATCATTCCTGTGATGTTGCGAGCCATTCATAAGGATTAG